Proteins from a genomic interval of Nematostella vectensis chromosome 5, jaNemVect1.1, whole genome shotgun sequence:
- the LOC5511213 gene encoding neuronal acetylcholine receptor subunit alpha-10 isoform X3 codes for MLSWNSSHFGGLTSINIDPSFVWKPDIVLYNNVNDEDRGEQYLFNTKVIIYSTGDIEWYSPNILKTHCKIDIQYFPFDTQTCKLTFGSWTYNGLKIDVTFFRGIAGADISTYSHNGEWELVSADAVRNVVKYSCCPEPYQDLTYKIKIKRRSMFYVNNLILPCILLALLTGLSFLFPPETGERISLVVTVLLGMTVFMIIFTEAIPATSEATPLIGKYFAAVLIEISLCLLATCVPLRLHHHHPGTEVPPWAKFIIFDIIGTLCCYKCGRKKQKTNVNFIELETEKHKKGNGEATVIENGFLEDFSGENVRARNPRMQFSPSLDRAEDNSLAVMTRHYEKVHHEERCKAEWKDAIVILDRLFFWLFVLTFCISSFAILLAPTS; via the exons ATGCTTTCATGGAACTCGTCACATTTCGGCGGACTTACGTCAATTAACATAGACCCGAGTTTTGTGTGGAAACCTGATATCGTTTTATATAACAA CGTCAACGACGAGGACCGCGGTGAGCAATATCTGTTCAACACGAAAGTTATCATCTACAGTACCGGCGACATCGAGTGGTATTCACCCAACATACTCAAAACACACTGCAAGATAGACATCCAATATTTCCCCTTCGACACCCAGACCTGTAAACTCACATTCGGGTCTTGGACTTACAACGGCTTGAAAATAGACGTTACGTTTTTCCGCGGGATAGCAGGTGCAGACATCTCGACATACTCGCACAACGGAGAATGGGAGCTAGTATCAGCGGATGCCGTGCGAAATGTCGTAAAGTATAGTTGTTGCCCAGAGCCGTACCAAGACTTGACGTACAAGATCAAGATCAAAAGGAGATCTATGTTTTACGTGAATAACCTTATTTTACCCTGCATCCTCCTCGCGCTTCTGACGGGCCTGTCTTTTCTCTTCCCGCCAGAGACTGGGGAGAGGATCTCATTGGTCGTCACGGTGTTGCTAGGAATGACTGTCTTCATGATTATCTTCACCGAAGCCATCCCGGCGACATCAGAAGCGACGCCTCTGATTGGAAAATACTTCGCCGCCGTGTTGATTGAAATCTCGTTGTGTTTACTGGCGACTTGTGTACCGCTTCGGCTGCATCACCATCACCCAGGAACAGAAGTCCCACCATGGGCGAAATTCATAATCTTCGATATCATTGGCACGTTGTGCTGTTACAAATGCGGCAGAAAAAAGCAGAAAACAAATGTAAACTTCATCGAACTGGAGACCGAGAAACACAAGAAAGGCAACGGAGAAGCGACTGTCATCGAGAACGGCTTTCTGGAGGACTTTAGTGGGGAGAACGTGAGAGCTCGCAATCCCAGAATGCAATTCTCTCCCTCGCTCGACCGCGCTGAGGATAACAGCCTCGCCGTCATGACGAGGCACTACGAGAAGGTTCATCACGAGGAAAGATGCAAGGCGGAATGGAAGGATGCCATTGTTATTCTAGACAGGCTATTTTTCTGGTTGTTTGTGTTGACTTTTTGTATCTCAAGTTTCGCGATTCTACTCGCTCCAACAAGCTAA
- the LOC5511212 gene encoding neuronal acetylcholine receptor subunit alpha-9 isoform X3 → MVNLVEKNQILISNLWVRLKWYDPWLTWNESDFGGMKSIKVDPSCVWVPDIVLYNNVDSDSSGEMYKFTTKVNIHSDGTVQWLSPIQVKSECKIDITNFPLDEQFCKLEFGSWAYDGFELNLTNARETADLSLYTTNGEWRMLSGKVTRKLSKFPCCEAPYITLIYMFHVQRRALFYVMNLIIPCVLLTFLSALTFRFPPESGERVSLTITILLGMTVFMLIFIDNIPPTSEVMPLIGKYFSCSLFIMGSSLIATCMSLSLYYNNAMAPMPVWLRVMAFKFLGPAFGIRPPKHSLDEKFHRDRENSCIQREQENSIRGMENNITENLVPGKQRKSIPNGGRKLEDTLSQSASIPCNMDSSPASLIKVLLAARSAEGVGRGGCCCSRSGAASVSEDTEMSEKKEEWQFVAAVVDRFFFYLFIFVICLCAIVVFFMSPAVRMLFS, encoded by the exons GTGGAGAAGAATCAGATTCTCATCAGCAACTTATGGGTGCGCCTG AAATGGTACGACCCTTGGCTAACCTGGAACGAGAGTGACTTTGGCGGAATGAAAAGCATTAAGGTCGACCCGTCTTGTGTCTGGGTACCGGACATAGTCCTCTACAACAA TGTGGATTCGGATTCTAGCGGTGAGATGTACAAGTTCACTACGAAAGTTAACATTCACTCGGATGGAACGGTTCAATGGCTGTCGCCCATCCAAGTCAAAAGCGAGTGCAAGATCGACATTACGAACTTCCCCCTTGACGAACAGTTCTGCAAGCTGGAGTTTGGTTCGTGGGCTTATGACGGCTTTGAG CTGAACCTGACGAACGCGCGCGAGACCGCTGACCTGAGCCTTTACACCACTAACGGGGAGTGGCGGATGCTGAGTGGGAAAGTGACGCGTAAGCTGTCCAAGTTCCCGTGCTGCGAGGCGCCCTACATCACACTCATCTACATGTTTCACGTGCAGCGCCGCGCCCTCTTCTACGTCATGAACCTGATTATACCGTGCGTCCTGTTGACCTTCCTGTCCGCGCTCACCTTCCG GTTCCCGCCTGAGTCCGGCGAGCGAGTTTCCCTGACCATCACCATCCTTCTCGGCATGACCGTCTTCATGCTAATCTTTATCGACAACATCCCGCCCACCTCCGAAGTGATGCCCCTGATCGGCAAGTACTTCTCCTGCTCGCTCTTCATCATGGGTTCCTCCCTCATCGCGACCTGCATGTCACTCTCCCTCTACTACAACAACGCCATGGCGCCCATGCCTGTCTGGCTCCGTGTCATGGCATTCAAGTTTCTAGGCCCAGCCTTTGGGATTCGCCCCCCTAAACACAGCCTTGACGAGAAGTTCCATCGCGACCGAGAGAACTCCTGTATACAACGCGAACAGGAGAACTCCATCCGGGGGATGGAGAATAACATCACGGAGAACTTAGTTCCCGGAAAACAGCGCAAGTCGATTCCTAACGGTGGACGGAAGCTAGAAGACACCTTGAGCCAAAGCGCAAGTATTCCTTGTAATATGGACAGTTCCCCGGCATCCCTTATCAAGGTCCTGCTGGCAGCGCGCTCGGCAGAGGGGGTTGGGAGGGGTGGCTGTTGTTGCAGTCGTTCTGGCGCGGCGAGCGTGTCTGAGGATACGGAAATGAGCGAGAAGAAGGAGGAATGGCAATTTGTGGCCGCAGTGGTTGATCGGTtcttcttttatttgtttatcttcGTCATCTGCCTCTGCGCCATCGTGGTGTTCTTCATGTCACCAGCTGTGCGGATGCTGTTCTCGTGA
- the LOC5511212 gene encoding neuronal acetylcholine receptor subunit alpha-9 isoform X4 produces MVNLVEKNQILISNLWVRLKWYDPWLTWNESDFGGMKSIKVDPSCVWVPDIVLYNNVDSDSSGEMYKFTTKVNIHSDGTVQWLSPIQVKSECKIDITNFPLDEQFCKLEFGSWAYDGFELNLTNARETADLSLYTTNGEWRMLSGKVTRKLSKFPCCEAPYITLIYMFHVQRRALFYVMNLIIPCVLLTFLSALTFRFPPESGERVSLTITILLGMTVFMLIFIDNIPPTSEVMPLIGKYFSCSLFIMGSSLIATCMSLSLYYNNAMAPMPVWLRVMAFKFLGPAFGIRPPKHSLDEKFHRDRENSCIQREQENSIRGMENNITENLVPGKQRKSIPNGGRKLEDTLSQSASIPCNMDSSPASLIKVLLAARSAEGVGRGGCCCSRSGAASVSEDTEMSEKKEEWQFVAAVVDRFFFYLFIFVICLCAIVVFFMSPAVRMLFS; encoded by the exons ATGGTCAACCTG GTGGAGAAGAATCAGATTCTCATCAGCAACTTATGGGTGCGCCTG AAATGGTACGACCCTTGGCTAACCTGGAACGAGAGTGACTTTGGCGGAATGAAAAGCATTAAGGTCGACCCGTCTTGTGTCTGGGTACCGGACATAGTCCTCTACAACAA TGTGGATTCGGATTCTAGCGGTGAGATGTACAAGTTCACTACGAAAGTTAACATTCACTCGGATGGAACGGTTCAATGGCTGTCGCCCATCCAAGTCAAAAGCGAGTGCAAGATCGACATTACGAACTTCCCCCTTGACGAACAGTTCTGCAAGCTGGAGTTTGGTTCGTGGGCTTATGACGGCTTTGAG CTGAACCTGACGAACGCGCGCGAGACCGCTGACCTGAGCCTTTACACCACTAACGGGGAGTGGCGGATGCTGAGTGGGAAAGTGACGCGTAAGCTGTCCAAGTTCCCGTGCTGCGAGGCGCCCTACATCACACTCATCTACATGTTTCACGTGCAGCGCCGCGCCCTCTTCTACGTCATGAACCTGATTATACCGTGCGTCCTGTTGACCTTCCTGTCCGCGCTCACCTTCCG GTTCCCGCCTGAGTCCGGCGAGCGAGTTTCCCTGACCATCACCATCCTTCTCGGCATGACCGTCTTCATGCTAATCTTTATCGACAACATCCCGCCCACCTCCGAAGTGATGCCCCTGATCGGCAAGTACTTCTCCTGCTCGCTCTTCATCATGGGTTCCTCCCTCATCGCGACCTGCATGTCACTCTCCCTCTACTACAACAACGCCATGGCGCCCATGCCTGTCTGGCTCCGTGTCATGGCATTCAAGTTTCTAGGCCCAGCCTTTGGGATTCGCCCCCCTAAACACAGCCTTGACGAGAAGTTCCATCGCGACCGAGAGAACTCCTGTATACAACGCGAACAGGAGAACTCCATCCGGGGGATGGAGAATAACATCACGGAGAACTTAGTTCCCGGAAAACAGCGCAAGTCGATTCCTAACGGTGGACGGAAGCTAGAAGACACCTTGAGCCAAAGCGCAAGTATTCCTTGTAATATGGACAGTTCCCCGGCATCCCTTATCAAGGTCCTGCTGGCAGCGCGCTCGGCAGAGGGGGTTGGGAGGGGTGGCTGTTGTTGCAGTCGTTCTGGCGCGGCGAGCGTGTCTGAGGATACGGAAATGAGCGAGAAGAAGGAGGAATGGCAATTTGTGGCCGCAGTGGTTGATCGGTtcttcttttatttgtttatcttcGTCATCTGCCTCTGCGCCATCGTGGTGTTCTTCATGTCACCAGCTGTGCGGATGCTGTTCTCGTGA
- the LOC5511213 gene encoding neuronal acetylcholine receptor subunit alpha-10 isoform X2, with protein MRMLLFLTCVSVFILSHHVAMAANITRYEDELMKVLFKDYNKETRPVLNQSQAVSAKFGIALKEVLDMDERNQILTTNVWVRQTWTDAWLKWDPAKHGGITAINVDPSFLWKPDMVLYNNVNDEDRGEQYLFNTKVIIYSTGDIEWYSPNILKTHCKIDIQYFPFDTQTCKLTFGSWTYNGLKIDVTFFRGIAGADISTYSHNGEWELVSADAVRNVVKYSCCPEPYQDLTYKIKIKRRSMFYVNNLILPCILLALLTGLSFLFPPETGERISLVVTVLLGMTVFMIIFTEAIPATSEATPLIGKYFAAVLIEISLCLLATCVPLRLHHHHPGTEVPPWAKFIIFDIIGTLCCYKCGRKKQKTNVNFIELETEKHKKGNGEATVIENGFLEDFSGENVRARNPRMQFSPSLDRAEDNSLAVMTRHYEKVHHEERCKAEWKDAIVILDRLFFWLFVLTFCISSFAILLAPTS; from the exons ATGagaatgttgttgtttttgacttgtgtttctgtgtttattctTTCCCATCACG TTGCTATGGCAGCAAACATTACACGTTATGAAGATGAACTGATGAAGGTGCTCTTTAAAGACTATAACAAGGAAACACGGCCCGTGCTCAACCAATCACAGGCTGTTTCCGCTAAGTTTGGGATTGCACTCAAAGAAGTCCTGGATATG GACGAGAGAAATCAAATCTTAACAACTAATGTGTGGGTTAGACAG ACATGGACGGACGCCTGGTTAAAATGGGACCCGGCAAAACACGGCGGTATCACCGCTATTAATGTCGACCCCTCGTTCCTATGGAAACCTGATATGGTATTGTACAACAA CGTCAACGACGAGGACCGCGGTGAGCAATATCTGTTCAACACGAAAGTTATCATCTACAGTACCGGCGACATCGAGTGGTATTCACCCAACATACTCAAAACACACTGCAAGATAGACATCCAATATTTCCCCTTCGACACCCAGACCTGTAAACTCACATTCGGGTCTTGGACTTACAACGGCTTGAAAATAGACGTTACGTTTTTCCGCGGGATAGCAGGTGCAGACATCTCGACATACTCGCACAACGGAGAATGGGAGCTAGTATCAGCGGATGCCGTGCGAAATGTCGTAAAGTATAGTTGTTGCCCAGAGCCGTACCAAGACTTGACGTACAAGATCAAGATCAAAAGGAGATCTATGTTTTACGTGAATAACCTTATTTTACCCTGCATCCTCCTCGCGCTTCTGACGGGCCTGTCTTTTCTCTTCCCGCCAGAGACTGGGGAGAGGATCTCATTGGTCGTCACGGTGTTGCTAGGAATGACTGTCTTCATGATTATCTTCACCGAAGCCATCCCGGCGACATCAGAAGCGACGCCTCTGATTGGAAAATACTTCGCCGCCGTGTTGATTGAAATCTCGTTGTGTTTACTGGCGACTTGTGTACCGCTTCGGCTGCATCACCATCACCCAGGAACAGAAGTCCCACCATGGGCGAAATTCATAATCTTCGATATCATTGGCACGTTGTGCTGTTACAAATGCGGCAGAAAAAAGCAGAAAACAAATGTAAACTTCATCGAACTGGAGACCGAGAAACACAAGAAAGGCAACGGAGAAGCGACTGTCATCGAGAACGGCTTTCTGGAGGACTTTAGTGGGGAGAACGTGAGAGCTCGCAATCCCAGAATGCAATTCTCTCCCTCGCTCGACCGCGCTGAGGATAACAGCCTCGCCGTCATGACGAGGCACTACGAGAAGGTTCATCACGAGGAAAGATGCAAGGCGGAATGGAAGGATGCCATTGTTATTCTAGACAGGCTATTTTTCTGGTTGTTTGTGTTGACTTTTTGTATCTCAAGTTTCGCGATTCTACTCGCTCCAACAAGCTAA
- the LOC5511193 gene encoding lysosomal cobalamin transporter ABCD4 translates to MSKRSTCVFLKNACGNLTFNPFCLGCQTSKVYHSKGRLLIKNSTKMAAGKYADKPKTFKLDGLFFKRFICCLKIMFPRCLSTTSLLFVLLLGFTLAEQMLIYNTGLVPSQFYEVLGEKDKRGVESLVMLAFGLIVGTALCKSIVQYVSNFSYVKWRGLLTRFLHTGYFHKETHYNLNVLERTIDNPDQRITQDVDRFCKQFSQIISSLLISPFTIAYYTYQCYSSTGYLGPVSIFGYFLLGTIINRLIMSPIINLVVRQEKLEGDFRFKHMQVRVNSEALAFYRSGELEQKKTNKRLHYLLNVQQKLVNFEFFLNFSVNFFDYVGAILSYIIIAIALFAGKYDSLSPTSLSGEISKNSFVSMYLIGCFTKLIDLSNSVSDMAGYAHRIGELIESLERKEEFRRESQELNGIQNGIEPAVMIKLTDLTYGAPNSKSPLVKDLTLDISLGKNLLITGSTGTGKSSLLRVIRELWMPISGSITKNIAFTPDKILFLPQRVLLTDGSLKQQVIYPYEVQAHQDYTSTGEEDDTWIIQLLDEVGLSSLCERIGGVNKPLDGNWEDMLSPGEMQRLALARLFYHHPVIAMLDEATSALDVRTEQDLYRKCKQLGMTLISIGHRESLIPYHDINLKMLGNGKWELSTYQHDKNS, encoded by the exons ATGAGCAAACGGTCTACCTGTGTTTTCTTGAAGAACGCCTGCGGTAATTTGACTTTTAACCCTTTCTGTCTCGGTTGTCAGACTAGTAAAGTCTATCATTCCAAAGGTCGTCTTTTGATCAAAAATTCAACAAAAATGGCGGCTGGAAAATACGCCGACAAACCAAAGACTTTCAAGCTAGACGGGTTGTTTTTCAAACGATTCATTTGCTGCTTGAAAATCATGTTTCCTAGATGCCTATCAACAACGTCTTTGCTGTTTGTTTTGCTTCTCGGTTTCACCTTGGCGGAACAAATGCTGATTTATAATACTGGGCTCGTGCCGAGCCAATTTTACGAGGTCCTTGGGGAGAAAGATAAGAGAGGGGTAGAGTCGCTGGTCATGCTTGCGTTTGGTCTAATTGTCGGAACAGCCCTTTGTAAAAGCATTGTACAATATGTATCGAATTTCTCGTATGTGAAATGGCGTGGTCTTTTGACCAGATTTCTACACACCGGTTATTTCCACAAAGAGACACATTATAACTTGAACGTACTGGAAAGAACCATTGATAATCCAGACCAGAGGATCACGCAAGATGTGGATCGCTTCTGCAAGCAGTTCAGTCAGATAATCTCTTCGCTACTGATCTCACCGTTTACGATCGCATACTATACATACCAATGTTACTCCAGCACAGGCTACCTTGGCCCAGTTAGCATTTTCGGCTACTTTCTCTTGGGAACAATCATCAACAGGCTGATAATGTCACCAATCATCAACCTGGTTGTCAGACAAGAAAAACTAGAAGGAGATTTCAGGTTTAAACATATGCAG GTGAGAGTGAACTCAGAAGCTCTTGCATTTTATCGCTCAGGAGAACtggaacaaaagaaaacaaacaaaaggcTTCACTATTTACTTAATGTCCAACAGAAGCTTGTAAACTTCGAGTTCTTCCTTAACTTTTCTGTCAACTTTTTCGATTATGTTGGAGCTATACTGAGCTACATCATCATAGCAATTGCACTCTTTGCTGGGAAATATGATTCTTTGTCTCCGACGTCACTAAGCGGTGAAATCAGCAAGAACTCATTTGTTTCAATGTACCTGATTGGATGCTTTACAAAGCTGATTGACTTGTCCAACTCGGTTTCTGACATGGCTGGATATGCCCATAGGATTGGAGAACTGATTGAGAGCTTAGAGAGGAAGGAGGAATTTAGAAGAGAGAGCCAGGAATTGAATGGAATTCAGAATGGTATTGAACCAGCTGTTATGATCAAATTGACTGACTTGACTTATGGGGCACCCAACAGTAAGAGCCCACTTGTAAAAGACCTAACTCTAGACATCTCACTTGGAAAAAATCTCCTCATTACAGGTAGCACAGGAACGGGGAAGAGCTCTCTATTGCGAGTGATTCGTGAGCTCTGGATGCCAATTTCAGGGAGTATTACAAAGAACATTGCGTTCACACCTGATAAGATCCTATTCCTACCTCAGAGGGTTCTTCTCACGGATGGTTCCTTGAAACAGCAAGTCATCTACCCCTATGAGGTTCAGGCCCACCAGGATTACACCAGTACTGGTGAAGAGGACGACACATGGATTATCCAGTTACTAGATGAAGTAGGGCTTTCCTCACTCTGTGAGCGCATTGGTGGTGTCAACAAGCCCCTGGATGGCAACTGGGAGGATATGCTATCTCCCGGAGAAATGCAGCGACTGGCTTTAGCAAGGTTGTTCTACCACCACCCTGTGATTGCAATGCTCGATGAAGCTACAAGTGCACTAGATGTCAGGACAGAGCAGGATTTGTACAGGAAGTGTAAACAGCTCGGGATGACGCTGATAAGTATAGGGCACAGGGAGTCACTCATCCCATACCATGACATCAACCTCAAGATGCTGGGGAATGGGAAATGGGAACTGAGTACCTACCAACATGACAAGAATAGTTGA
- the LOC5511213 gene encoding neuronal acetylcholine receptor subunit alpha-10 isoform X1, with protein sequence MRMLLFLTCVSVFILSHHVAMAANITRYEDELMKVLFKDYNKETRPVLNQSQAVSAKFGIALKEVLDMDERNQILTTNVWVRQTWKDSMLSWNSSHFGGLTSINIDPSFVWKPDIVLYNNVNDEDRGEQYLFNTKVIIYSTGDIEWYSPNILKTHCKIDIQYFPFDTQTCKLTFGSWTYNGLKIDVTFFRGIAGADISTYSHNGEWELVSADAVRNVVKYSCCPEPYQDLTYKIKIKRRSMFYVNNLILPCILLALLTGLSFLFPPETGERISLVVTVLLGMTVFMIIFTEAIPATSEATPLIGKYFAAVLIEISLCLLATCVPLRLHHHHPGTEVPPWAKFIIFDIIGTLCCYKCGRKKQKTNVNFIELETEKHKKGNGEATVIENGFLEDFSGENVRARNPRMQFSPSLDRAEDNSLAVMTRHYEKVHHEERCKAEWKDAIVILDRLFFWLFVLTFCISSFAILLAPTS encoded by the exons ATGagaatgttgttgtttttgacttgtgtttctgtgtttattctTTCCCATCACG TTGCTATGGCAGCAAACATTACACGTTATGAAGATGAACTGATGAAGGTGCTCTTTAAAGACTATAACAAGGAAACACGGCCCGTGCTCAACCAATCACAGGCTGTTTCCGCTAAGTTTGGGATTGCACTCAAAGAAGTCCTGGATATG GACGAGAGAAATCAAATCTTAACAACTAATGTGTGGGTTAGACAG ACTTGGAAGGACTCTATGCTTTCATGGAACTCGTCACATTTCGGCGGACTTACGTCAATTAACATAGACCCGAGTTTTGTGTGGAAACCTGATATCGTTTTATATAACAA CGTCAACGACGAGGACCGCGGTGAGCAATATCTGTTCAACACGAAAGTTATCATCTACAGTACCGGCGACATCGAGTGGTATTCACCCAACATACTCAAAACACACTGCAAGATAGACATCCAATATTTCCCCTTCGACACCCAGACCTGTAAACTCACATTCGGGTCTTGGACTTACAACGGCTTGAAAATAGACGTTACGTTTTTCCGCGGGATAGCAGGTGCAGACATCTCGACATACTCGCACAACGGAGAATGGGAGCTAGTATCAGCGGATGCCGTGCGAAATGTCGTAAAGTATAGTTGTTGCCCAGAGCCGTACCAAGACTTGACGTACAAGATCAAGATCAAAAGGAGATCTATGTTTTACGTGAATAACCTTATTTTACCCTGCATCCTCCTCGCGCTTCTGACGGGCCTGTCTTTTCTCTTCCCGCCAGAGACTGGGGAGAGGATCTCATTGGTCGTCACGGTGTTGCTAGGAATGACTGTCTTCATGATTATCTTCACCGAAGCCATCCCGGCGACATCAGAAGCGACGCCTCTGATTGGAAAATACTTCGCCGCCGTGTTGATTGAAATCTCGTTGTGTTTACTGGCGACTTGTGTACCGCTTCGGCTGCATCACCATCACCCAGGAACAGAAGTCCCACCATGGGCGAAATTCATAATCTTCGATATCATTGGCACGTTGTGCTGTTACAAATGCGGCAGAAAAAAGCAGAAAACAAATGTAAACTTCATCGAACTGGAGACCGAGAAACACAAGAAAGGCAACGGAGAAGCGACTGTCATCGAGAACGGCTTTCTGGAGGACTTTAGTGGGGAGAACGTGAGAGCTCGCAATCCCAGAATGCAATTCTCTCCCTCGCTCGACCGCGCTGAGGATAACAGCCTCGCCGTCATGACGAGGCACTACGAGAAGGTTCATCACGAGGAAAGATGCAAGGCGGAATGGAAGGATGCCATTGTTATTCTAGACAGGCTATTTTTCTGGTTGTTTGTGTTGACTTTTTGTATCTCAAGTTTCGCGATTCTACTCGCTCCAACAAGCTAA